The segment TCCTTCTATACCTAATCTCATTTTACTATTCTTCACTCTATCTAATTGTTCGACAAGCTTTATTAGCAACCTACAGATTAGCAATTGGTAGGCACTCTTCTATCTAAACTCTCACTCTATTTTCCTTCTTTCCCTCTTTATTCTTTTCCCCTTTTGGTTGAAGATTTATGCCATTGCTCTGGTTTTTTACTGTGTTATTGAGGATAGCGAAACCATGCCACCTACTTAGACAAACTTGATCAGAGACATTTTCCACTCCACTCACACCACCCCATCAAGGACTTGGACTCTGTGTCTGGTGGCTGTGGCTTACCCCGATTGCTAAACGGGAGAAACTTAGCATAGAATATTAAGATCCTGCTTTGAGAAATTAACAATGGATTCTAAGAGACTTTAGTAGGTGGCAGGAGACCTAGAAATTTAGCACTATTGCTTCAGTTATACTTCCTATCCCACCTGTTAGATATATAAAAACGATGTATGACCACTGGTGTAACAAATTTATTTCTGTTCatatcaataaaaaagatttaaacataaaataaaatatgctattttatataatttatacacaTAACCTTAGAAAGTGAATGACTGATTTGTTAGAGACTTTGAGGCCGATTTAACAAACTCCGTATTGGCCCCAATGcccgtttccgcacaagccttcaggctccccggaaacagaagtaaagaagcagtggtcttaagaccgctgctccttaactccgcTGACAACAATCCGCCCAAATACATACAatcaggctaattgacaccccctgctagattggccgcgaatgtgcatggggcggtattgcacaagcatttctactgaaatgcttgtgcaatgataaatgacgtatgctgtcgtcatttatcgatgtgtggaggacatgatctgctacagcggatcatattcgctcacactttaataaatcggccccatattttAATGTTGCAACTACAGAGAATAGAATTAATCTTTATTTGTCAATCCTTCACATAAACTGAAAATAAGATTGACCACAATCCATTAGGAAAAATAGATTACCTGGGTCCAAGCGAAATAGCACAAGAGTGATCAGGAGAAGGGCGAGCACAACCTGGCGGAGAGGTACCTTGTGAATCTGTCTCCACACAATACTTAGTACTCCATAGAGTAGTCGAGTAACCTTGAGAAGCCTTTTTTTGGTATCATCTGCAATAAAAAGTTTCAGTCAACAACCTAAAATGATCTCTTGTTTCTGCTGCAAATGACTAACACAGCATTTTCTTTGCAATGTGTTTCAGCCCTATGACAGCAGATGCATTGAGGGATAGTTTGGGGTATTCATATTAGATTACCTATTTTACTACCAAAAGTCTGTATACTTATTTTAGGAATGCTATCACTGCAAACACATTTAAAGTTTATTATTTACCTGTGTGTAGCTTGCTCTTTAACTCTGTATGGTCAGATGGGAGAGTCTCTGTATTCTGTTTATTTAGCTGCTCCCACTGGGTCCTGTTCTCACTAAGAGCTTTAAGAACTGTGTGTTTTTGCTGGCCAGTAAAGACTTGTGAGTTTTGTGCTAGCTCCTCTGCCTCTGAAAAAAGACCTAATGGGAGGAGTATTCGCAAAAGGTGGAGCTCAAGCACACGTGCATAACCAGGAAGCTGTTGATTCGATTGCTCTCTCAACCAGTCAGTGCTCAATTCCAACATTACATGTTGCTGCTTCACTCTGCTGTATAATAGGAGACTgaagaaatatacaaaataatcattttgttagttttttttccgtttGAGATAATATTTAACAGGACAGTCAacgcaaaaaatgttattgtttaaaaagatagatattccctttattacccattccccagttctgcacagccaacatggttatgttaatatacttttaacctctgtgattaccttatatctaagccttttctgacagcccccgatcacatgactttttatttattatctattaacttgcattttagccaattagtgcagtttatgccacaacccacgggcgttagcacaatgttatctatatggctcacatgaaatagcactcccctgttgtgaaaagcaaataaaaaagcatgtgataagaggctgtctttagtggcataGAAACAcggagaaatttagaggtttaaagggtataaagtgtattaatataacaatgttggttgtgcaaagctggagaatgggtagtaaaggcattatctatctttttaaacaataacaattttggtgttgactgtccctttaattattaaatatttttttatcatctTCTGTTTCAAAAGAAAATAAtctatatactttaccaaaaaaaCAATCTATATACTATACCAAAAAATAAtctatatactttaccaaaaaccAATCTATATACTATACCAAAAAATAATCTATATACTATAACATAAAATAATCTATATACTATACCAAAAAATAATCTATATACTATAACATAAAATAATCTATATACTATACCAAAAAATAATCTATATACTATAACATAAAATAATCTATATACTATAACATAAAATAATCTATATACTATACCAAAAAATAATCTATATACTATAACATAAAATAATCTATATACTATACCAAAAAATAATCTATATACTATAACATTAAATAATCTATATACTatactacaaaaacataatttatgcttacctgataaatttatttctcttgtagtgtatccagtccacggatcatccattacttgtgggatattctccttcccaacaggaagttgcattcgaccgaaacaagccgagaaaggagaaaccatagggtgcagtggtgactgaagtttaattaaaatttagacctgccttaaaaggacagggcgggccgtggactggatacactacaagagaaataaatttatcaggtaagcataaattatgttttctcttgttaagtgtatccagtccacggatcatccattacttgtgggataccaataccaaagcttaaagtacacggatgatgggagggacaaggcaggaacttaaacggaaggaaccactgcctgtagaacctttctcccaaaaacagcctccgaagaagcaaaagtatcaaattttgaaaattttgaaaaggtatgaagcgaagaccaagtcgcagccttgcaaatctgttcaacagaggcctcatttttaaaggcccaggtggaagccacagctctagtagaatgagctgtaattctttcagggggctgctgtccagcagtctcatatgctaaacggattatactccgaagccaaaaagaaacagaatttatgtttacctgataaattactttctccaacggtgtgtccggtccacggcgtcatccttacttgtgggatattctcttccccaacaggaaatggcaaagagcccagcaaagctggtcacatgatccctcctaggctccgcctaccccagtcattcgaccgacgttaaggaggaatatttgcataggagaaaccatatggtaccgtggtgactgtagttaaagaaaataaattatcagacctgattaaaaaaaccagggcgggccgtggaccggacacaccgttggagaaagtaatttatcaggtaaacataaattctgttttctccaacataggtgtgtccggtccacggcgtcatccttacttgtgggaaccaataccaaagctttaggacacggatgaagggagggagcaaatcaggtcacctaaatggaaggcaccacggcttgcaaaacctttctcccaaaaatagcctcagaagaagcaaaagtatcaaacttgtaaaatttggtaaaagtgtgcagtgaagaccaagtcgctgccctacatatctgatcaacagaagcctcgttcttgaaggcccatgtggaagccacagccctagtggaatgagctgtgattctttcgggaggctgccgtccggcagtctcgtaagccaaactgatgatgcttttaatccaaaaagagagagaggtagaagttgctttttgacctctccttttaccggaataaacaacaaacaaggaagatgtttgtctaaaatcctttgtagcatctaaatagaattttagagcgcgaacaacatccaaattgtgcaacaaacgttccttctttgaaactggtttcggacacagagaaggtacgataatctcctggttaatgtttttgttagaaacaacttttggaagaaaaccaggtttagtacgtaaaaccaccttatctgcatggaacaccagataaggaggagaacactgcagagcagataattctgaaactcttctagcagaagaaattgcaactaaaaacaaaactttccaagataataacttaatatcaacggaatgcaagggttcaaacggaaccccctgaagaactgaaagaactaaattgagactccaaggaggagtcaaaggtttgtaaacaggcttaattctaaccagagcctgaacaaaggcttgaacatctggcacagcggccagctttttgtgaagtaacacagacaaggcagaaatctgtcccttcagggaacttgcagataatcctttttccaatccttcttgaaggaaggatagaatcctaggaatcttaaccttgtcccaagggaatcctttagattcacaccaacagatatattttttccaaattttgtggtaaatctttctagttacaggctttctggcctgaacaagagtatcgataacagaatctgagaatcctcgcttcgataagatcaagcgttcaatctccaagcagtcagctggagtgaaaccagattcggatgttcgaacggaccctgaacaagaaggtctcgtctcaaaaggtagcttccaaggaggagccgatgacatattcaccagatctgcgtaccaagtcctgcgtggccacgcaggagctatcaagatcaccgacgccctctcctgattgatcctggctaccagcctggggatgagaggaaacggcgggaacacataagctagtttgaaggtccaaggtgctactagtgcatccactagagccgccttgggatccctggatctggacccgtagcaaggaactttgaagttctgacgagaggccatcagatccatgtctggaatgccccacagctgagtgacttgggcaaagatttccggatggagttcccactcccccggatgcaatgtctgacgactcagaaaatccgcttcccaattttccactcctgggatgtggatagcagacaggtggcaggagtgagactccgcccatagaatgattttggtcacttcttccatcgccagggaactccttgttcccccctgatggttgatgtacgcaacagttgtcatgttgtctgattgaaaccgtatgaacttggccctcgctagctgaggccaagccttgagagcattgaatatcgctctcagttccagaatatttatcggtagaagagattcttcccgagaccaaagaccctgagctttcagggatccccagaccgcgccccagcccatcagactggcgtcggtcgtgacaatgacccactctggtctgcggaatgtcatccctcgtgacaggttgtccagggacagccaccaacggagtgagtctctggtcctctgatttacttgtatcttcggagacaagtctgtatagtccccattccactgactgagcatgcacagttgtaatggtcttagatgaatgcgtgcaaaaggaactatgtccattgccgctaccatcaacccgatcacttccatgcactgagctatggaaggaagaggaacggaatgaagtatccgacaagagtctagaagttttgtttttctggcctctgtcagaaaaatcctcatttctaaggagtctattattgttcccaagaagggaacccttgttgacggagatagagaactcttttccacgttcactttccatccgtgagatctgagaaaggccaggacaatgtccgtgtgagcctttgcttgaggaagggacgacgcttgaatcagaatgtcgtccaagtaaggtactacagcaatgccccttggtcttagcacagctagaagggaccctagtacctttgtaatgtttgtccaggaatgcgaacctcaggaaccgatgatgttccttgtggataggaatatgtagat is part of the Bombina bombina isolate aBomBom1 chromosome 6, aBomBom1.pri, whole genome shotgun sequence genome and harbors:
- the PEX26 gene encoding peroxisome assembly protein 26, coding for MAVSQNVSSISLSAMWDWSLSGTPTAMSILDAAADFLVLERNFAGALDLCERGLQIIAAEPGDIKCEQIKTSLCVIGIQALAELERWREVLPWLLQYYTTPQELPHNIMGMCLLLYSRVKQQHVMLELSTDWLREQSNQQLPGYARVLELHLLRILLPLGLFSEAEELAQNSQVFTGQQKHTVLKALSENRTQWEQLNKQNTETLPSDHTELKSKLHTDDTKKRLLKVTRLLYGVLSIVWRQIHKVPLRQVVLALLLITLVLFRLDPASPMAQGPMSHIRLMLQECISNVFQASSASRS